From the genome of Nicotiana sylvestris chromosome 2, ASM39365v2, whole genome shotgun sequence, one region includes:
- the LOC138885407 gene encoding uncharacterized protein codes for MLSSGKVVGNVNVIAKEQWKEVKDNRVRNVVNQNTSLTNNEMEMAPPKQFENNKNKEGMDEEEEPVNQLAMVAANVATNISALHNQASTEQKQKNMVNNWGKLNPAAQAFHLNSSGIISNNGLDNGKEASKSKNDTTQWVERNFKDKTGEGIMKINKPCQEIPSQDTIVNKVLNKNPNSQAEGSKLSTFKERVQECGGRIWEAQREYDSEENEVPLGAQADDEPNENDKEEDEQSVNGEIHANDNNTTGFHLIKEGSKNVEHINNFQTAEVTKISNYEGRGPEVNDFGGTEEDQLQKLQEDLQGHIKTEKEKQPKQKTEIVNITVTLEKNQVQLLKRGEEKALVPKKSAFGATSAGKEDNEEGEEPGKTGYDMDQESTTQHLMNAARKGDLSPTQVEKAKSAAKGKKKQQKDNFTAPKAGVHTRRTLTKSNNQ; via the exons ATGTTATCTAGTGGAAAGGTCGTGGGTAATGTGAATGTTATAGCAAAAGAGCAATGGAAGGAAGTGAAGGACAATAGAGTTAGAAatgtagtaaatcaaaatactagtcTCACTAATAATGAAATGGAGATGGCACCACCGAAGCAGTttgaaaataataagaacaagGAGG GgatggatgaagaggaagaaCCTGTTAATCAATTGGCAATGGTGGCAGCTAATGTAGCAACAAACATTTCAGCACTTCATAACCAAGCATCTACtgagcaaaaacaaaaaaatatggtTAATAATTGGGGAAAGTTAAATCCAGCAGCACAAGCTTTTCATCTTAACTCATCGGGGATTATTTCGAATAATGGTCTAGACAATGGAAAGGAggcatcaaaatcaaaaaacgaTACCACACAATGGGTAGAAAGAAACTTCAAGGATAAAACAGGAGAAGGAATTATGAAGATCAATAAACCATGCCAGGAAATCCCATCACAAGATACAATAGTGAACAAGGTActtaataaaaatccaaattctcaAGCAGAAGGGTCAAAATTGtctacatttaaagaaagagtgCAAGAATGTGGAGGCAGGATATGGGAGGCACAAAGGGAATACGATTCAGAGGAGAACGAAGTACCACTAGGAGCACAAGCTGATGATGAACCCAATGAGAAtgacaaagaagaagatgagcaaagTGTAAATGGAGAGATTCATGCCAATGACAACAATACAACTGGTTTTCATTTAATAAAGGAAGGATCAAAAAATGTTGAGCACATCAATAATTTTCAGACAGCAGAAGTCACAAAAATTAGCAACTATGAAGGAAGAGGCCCAGAGGTAAATGATTTTGGAGGAACAGAAGAAGATCAACTTCAGAAATTACAAGAAGATCTACAAGGACACATCAAAACAGAGAAGGAGaaacaaccaaaacaaaaaaCAGAAATAGTAAATATTACTGTTACATTGGAGAAAAATCAAGTGCAGCTGTTAAAAAGAGGAGAAGAGAAAGCCTTGGTCCCTAAAAAGAGTGCATTTGGAGCTACATCAGCAGGGAAGGAAGACAATGAAGAGGGAGAAGAACCTGGTAAAACAGGATACGACATGGATCAAGAATCAACTACCCAACACCTTATGAATGCTGCAAGGAAAGGTGATTTATCACCTACGCAAGTGGAAAAGgcaaaatcagcagcaaaaggtaagaagaagcaacaaaaagataattttacaGCACCAAAAGCTGGGGTGCACACAAGGAGAACGCTAACTAAATCCAACAATCAGTGA